The DNA window GCATGATTTCGTCGACGCGTAGTGAGCGTAATACGACCGGAATCGTGTAGAGATCCCTGTTGTCGACGGCGATCAGCGGTAGGAGATACTGGTCCCAGATCATCAGGAAGCTGAAGATCGTCGTCGTGCCCAGCGCCGGCTTCACTAATGGCAGGATCACCCGCCAGAAGATCTGCAGTTCATTGGCACCGTCCACCCGAGCCGCATCCTCCAGATCACGCGGTACCTCGCGCATGAATTCGGTCAGGAGGAATACCGAGAAGGCCCAGCCGACGATCGGCAGGATCATCGCCGCGTAGGTGTTGTAAATGGAAACACCGATAATCGGGATCTTCGCATGCAAAATAAGGTAAAGCGGGATCGAGATCACCTCGTCGGGCAACATCATCGTCGAGAGAATGGCGAGATTGACGAGGACCGCGCCGCGAAATTTCTTGCGCGCAAGCGCGTAGGCGGCTAGCGCACTCACCAGTGTCTGCAAAACAGTCCCGATGATGACCACGACCAAAGAGTTGAACAGATAGAGCCAGGCCTTTACCTTCACCCAGGCGTAGATGAAGTGTTCCAGCGTTGCTTGGCTCGGCCATAGCACGAGTTCGCCGGGCTGCACCGTGGCCTTGTTGAAGGCGGTGGCGAGAATGCCCCAGAACGGACCGCAGAAGACGATGACCAGAAGGGCGTAGATAACGCCACGGGCAAGCTTCTGCACGAAGGTGGTTTTCATCGGCCCCTCCCTAGGTGCGGACAAAGCGGTTCTTGATGAACAGGTGCGCGATCGTCAGGAACACCGTGAAGGCGAAGAGCAGGAACGAAACGGCAGCGGCATAGCCATAGTCGAGCCGTTCGAAACCGGTCTTGAAGATGTTGGTCATGATCGTCTCGGTGGCACCGGCGGGGCCGCCGCCAGTGGTCGTGTACACCTCGGTGAACACCCGAAAGCCCCGGATGAGCGATAGCATGATGACGACGGAGAAGGCCGGCACGAGGCCAGGCACGGTCACGTGCCAGAGCTTGCGCATGGCACTGGCGCCGTCGACGTCGGCCGCGTCGTAGAGCTCACGATTGATGCCAGCGAGCCCGGCGATGAAAATCACCATGTTGTAGGGCACATTTTTCCAGACCTGGAGCAGGACCACCACGAACAGGGCCTGGTTGGGATCGGACATGAAGCCTTCCGGGCCGGCGCCGAACAGGCCCAGAATGCTGTTCACGACGCCGGTGGACGCCGGATAGAAGAGAATGCGCCAAATCTCGGCGAGGATGGCGACCGAGGTGACGGCAGGAAAGAAGATCGCCGTTCGGATGATTCGGACATGCAGCGCCTGGCTCTGCAGCATCAGAGCCACGGCAAAAGCCAGCAGTCCGCCGATGATCGTCGTCGACACCACATAGATCAACGTGTGCATGGTGGCGGCGTGCAGGGCGGTGTCGGATACCGCGTGTTGGAAATTGGCCAATCCCACCCATTGGTCCGCCCCCGTGAACTTCACCTTGAAGAAGCTCATGTAGAGGCCGCGGATGATCGGGACGAACTTGAACCAAGTGAAGAACAGCAGCGCGGGCGCTAGAAACAGCCATGGAACGGTCCATCTCCAGCGCTTCGAATCAAGGGTCATGTCATCATCCTCATGCCGTTCGAAATCTGCTGGCATCGTCCGGCGGGACAATGCCAGCAGAAGCGGCCAATGCGCTGGCCGGATGTTACTTGGCGAGTACGCCCTGCTTTCCAAGCTCCTCGTTGACCGCCACATCAATGGCGGACAGCCCGGATGGAATGTCAGAGGCGCAGTCCGACAGGATCGTGTTGAATCCGTCGGCGGTCATCTGGCGGATCGGCTTCCAGTTGGGAACGCGCGGGAAATAGCGTCCACTGGAGGCATAGAGCTGGGAGAAGGTGCCCCAGGCGGCATCCGGCTGGACCTTGGTAACATCGACATTCTTGTTGATCGAAAGACGAACGATCGGGCTGGACTGAATACCGACCGCCATGCCGGTCTTCTGGCCTTCCTGGGAGATCAGATACTCGATGAACGCCTTGGCGGCATCTTCCTGCGTGGTGGAGGCCATGATGAAGGCGGCTTCGCCTTCGGCCAGCTCGACCTGTCCGGCCGGGCCAGCCGGCGGAGGGACGACTTCGATCACGTCGCGGCCGGGCTCCTTGCTAAAGGGTGCCAGATGATAGGGACCGGAACGATAGATACCGGCCTGACCGGACGCGAACACCGGCGTGGCGTCGCCCGTTGTGGCCGTGATGGCCGACGGCTGGGCATAGCCCTTGCAAACGAAGTCGCGGGCAAACGATACAGCCTTGGCAACTTCGGGCGTGCCAAGTGACGAGACGTAGCCTTCGCCTTGCTTTTTCATGAAATCGCCGCCCGCCTGCCAGATCAGATC is part of the Pleomorphomonas sp. PLEO genome and encodes:
- a CDS encoding carbohydrate ABC transporter permease gives rise to the protein MKTTFVQKLARGVIYALLVIVFCGPFWGILATAFNKATVQPGELVLWPSQATLEHFIYAWVKVKAWLYLFNSLVVVIIGTVLQTLVSALAAYALARKKFRGAVLVNLAILSTMMLPDEVISIPLYLILHAKIPIIGVSIYNTYAAMILPIVGWAFSVFLLTEFMREVPRDLEDAARVDGANELQIFWRVILPLVKPALGTTTIFSFLMIWDQYLLPLIAVDNRDLYTIPVVLRSLRVDEIMQQNIFIAVTVIATVPCIVVYLLLQKQFNRGLMSGAVKG
- a CDS encoding carbohydrate ABC transporter permease — encoded protein: MTLDSKRWRWTVPWLFLAPALLFFTWFKFVPIIRGLYMSFFKVKFTGADQWVGLANFQHAVSDTALHAATMHTLIYVVSTTIIGGLLAFAVALMLQSQALHVRIIRTAIFFPAVTSVAILAEIWRILFYPASTGVVNSILGLFGAGPEGFMSDPNQALFVVVLLQVWKNVPYNMVIFIAGLAGINRELYDAADVDGASAMRKLWHVTVPGLVPAFSVVIMLSLIRGFRVFTEVYTTTGGGPAGATETIMTNIFKTGFERLDYGYAAAVSFLLFAFTVFLTIAHLFIKNRFVRT
- a CDS encoding ABC transporter substrate-binding protein, whose amino-acid sequence is MKTIYRVASAALMSATFASAAHSAEALKVWMRYGDNEKLVLEEITKDFTSKTGIPVDLFLANTDFETRLARAAVGGTLPDLIVNDATMMGQLLDMGIAKEIDRAALKGGDELYDVAWQSVQAPDGKYYGVPTSAQAFAVYIRKDWREKLGYDVPKTWEDLFKLAKAFTEDDPDGDGKADTYGYVMPLSGTRGYATWFLSDLIWQAGGDFMKKQGEGYVSSLGTPEVAKAVSFARDFVCKGYAQPSAITATTGDATPVFASGQAGIYRSGPYHLAPFSKEPGRDVIEVVPPPAGPAGQVELAEGEAAFIMASTTQEDAAKAFIEYLISQEGQKTGMAVGIQSSPIVRLSINKNVDVTKVQPDAAWGTFSQLYASSGRYFPRVPNWKPIRQMTADGFNTILSDCASDIPSGLSAIDVAVNEELGKQGVLAK